The following coding sequences lie in one Monomorium pharaonis isolate MP-MQ-018 chromosome 1, ASM1337386v2, whole genome shotgun sequence genomic window:
- the LOC105827776 gene encoding maltase 1 isoform X1 has translation MKSGRDSGLNDAAEPAEGMLSPLSPIVATFKSEREDLAQQLHQQEEQEQSNTVIMGKQNGEDLDQDAQERMLKEDSTAKIAIEKDEKDEKTTEVKFISENGDAKIDIEMVKAVLSGMGKEELMKFANDPFWVRLRWALFIFFWLLWLAMLAGAIAIIVMAPKCSAPEPKKIWEESAIVELDAADVFNDDLTALDLTLKDLKDQNIRAISLSSVVNERINEGIIDFKAIKPKLGNISDLENLIKIAKEKDQQIFLELDPNHSSMEHPWFKRSVERQDPFTSYYVWADGIISSDGGRERRSPPNNWLSVYGGSAWEWNEQRGQYYLHQFNKSQPDLNYNNPAVVTEFGDILTHWLKLGISGFRLANTQYLTEDPKLHDESRSILPVDPNNYQSLVHVHTRDRSENAAVLSKWQEIVRNETAGKGLFALQDDIGADILQVYNEKTTIDLPQSSHFLTTANVNLNATDLRKSISQWLSVTPWPAWNINGKQLSLRRRMPKEVADSIVLMTMLLPGTPILQLEDVMSAKDAFATLSCARNTLTFLHGNTTLRVVNGTVFVYTRSWLKSGNPGYLVAYQTGEESATINLSTIPRISEELNIVAHSPNYAQNMEVMKTKLPANAVPISSKSTLVLTFVPKEES, from the exons ATGAAAAGTGGGAGAGATAGCGGGTTGAACGACGCCGCGGAGCCCGCGGAGGGGATGCTGTCGCCATTGTCGCCAATCGTTGCTACGTTTAAGTCGGAGAGGGAAGATTTGGCCCAGCAGCTGCATCAGCAGGAAGAACAGGAGCAGAGCAACACCGTCATCATGGGCAAGCAGAATGGCGAGGATTTGGATCAGGATGCGCAAGAGCGGATGCTCAAGGAAGACAGCACCGCGAAGATCGCGATCGAGAAGGACGAGAAAGATGAGAAGACCACAGAG GTAAAATTTATCTCGGAGAATGGCGACGCCAAAATTGATATCGAGATGGTAAAGGCGGTGCTCTCTGGAATGGGAAAGGAAGAATTGATGAAATTTGCAAACGACCCATTCTGGGTAAGATTGCGATGGGctttgtttatctttttttggCTATTATGGCTTGCCATGTTGGCTGGTGCTATAGCTATCATTGTGATGGCACCAAAATGTTCCGCTCCCGAACCGAAGAAAATATGGGAGGAAAGTGCCATTGTTGAGTTAGATGCTGCAGATGTTTTTAATGATGACTTGACAGCATTGGACCTTACACTGAAAGATTTGAAAGATCAAAATATCAGGGCTATATCTCTCTCATCTGTGGTGAACGAAAGAATAAATG AAGGAATCATAGATTTTAAAGCCATTAAACCAAAATTAGGAAACATTAGTGATTTGGAAAATCTCATCAAAATAGCAAAGGAGAAGGATCAACAGATCTTTTTGGAATTGGATCCCAATCATTCCTCCATGGAACATCCATGGTTTAAACGATCTGTAGAAAGGCAGGATCCATTCACGTCTTATTATGTCTGGGCTGATGGAATAATCAGCTCCGATGGTGGAAGAGAAAGACGAAGTCCTCCGAATAATTGG TTGAGTGTATATGGTGGATCCGCGTGGGAATGGAACGAACAAAGAGGCCAATATTATCttcatcaatttaataaatcgcaACCTGATTTGAACTACAACAACCCAGCAGTGGTGACTGAGTTTGGA GATATCTTGACTCATTGGTTGAAATTGGGCATTAGCGGTTTTCGTTTAGCCAATACTCAATATCTAACGGAAGATCCGAAACTGCACGACGAGTCTAGAAGCATTCTTCCTGTAGATCCAAACAATTATCAGTCGTTGGTACATGTTCATACGCGCGATCGTTCAGAAAACGCTGCAGTTTTATCGAAATGGCAAGAAATAGTTCGCAACGAAACTGCTGGCAAAGG attattTGCGTTGCAAGATGACATTGGTGCAGATATTTTGCAAGTTTATAATGAAAAGACAACGATTGATCTACCGCAGAGTTCGCATTTCCTCACCACTGCCAATGTGAACTTAAACGCAACGGACTTGCGTAAAAGTATATCACAATGGCTTTCAGTTACGCCGTGGCCTGCATGGAAT ATAAATGGCAAACAGCTTTCCTTGAGGCGACGCATGCCTAAAGAAGTCGCTGATAGTATCGTGTTAATGACTATGCTACTACCAGGTACGCCAATTCTTCAACTAGAAGACGTTATGTCCGCGAAAGATGCGTTTGCAACCTTGTCATGTGCTCGAAACACGTTAACGTTTCTTCACGGAAATACGACGCTTAGAGTAGTAAATGGGACTGTTTTCGTATACACGAG GAGTTG gcTAAAAAGCGGCAATCCTGGATATCTCGTAGCGTATCAGACAGGAGAAGAATCAGCCACTATAAATCTATCTACAATACCGCGAATATCGGAAGAACTCAATATAGTTGCGCATAGTCCTAATTATGCTCAAAATATGGAAGTTATGAA AACAAAATTGCCGGCGAATGCTGTGCCGATATCATCGAAAAGCACACTGGTTTTAACATTTGTACCAAAGGAGGAATCATAA
- the LOC105827777 gene encoding JNK1/MAPK8-associated membrane protein, which translates to MNILTRCPGLYCGRELLPDGNWSDCGACPRGFRTNASSACEPCEDAPIFYDWLYLGFMALLALVLHWFCIDMVAMRRNIPKEVIALHLSALFEVVLASLIVLQLTNPIGTFSIKSCKVKKLSDWYTLLHNPNPNYETTLHCTQEAVYPLYTMVFVFYALGIVLMLLIRPLIATKFLPKQGKFSIYAALYFYPILALLHAVGGGLIYYSFPYITIILSVLSNAAHFAFKLNQTVKSLLLSSVSDIKNVIVILGHWLLHGYGVIAVATLRGISIHPAMLILVVLPALFYIITARFTDPHKLHIE; encoded by the exons GGAGCGATTGCGGTGCTTGCCCACGTGGTTTTCGTACAAATGCTTCATCAGCATGCGAACCCTGCGAGGATGCACCGATATTTTACGACTGGCTCTATCTGGGTTTTATGGCCCTGTTAGCCTTAGTGTTACACTGGTTTTGTATCGACATGGTGGCCATGCGTCGTAACATACCCAAGGAGGTGATAGCTCTTCACCTGTCTGCATTGTTCGAGGTGGTCCTAGCATCACTCATAGTTCTGCAGCTGACAAATCCCATTGGAACGTTCAGCATAAAGTCATGtaaagtgaaaaaattgtCGGACTGGTACACTTTGCTGCACAATCCAAATCCCAATTATGAAACAACTTTACACTGCACACAGGAGGCAGTTTACCCATT gTACACTATGGTTTTTGTCTTCTATGCTCTAGGAATAGTTCTCATGCTATTAATAAGACCACTAATAGCTACAAAATTTTTGCCAAAACAGGGCAAGTTCTCTATTTATGCAGCTTTGTATTTTTATCCAATCCTCGCATTGCTTCACGCCGTCGGAGGAGGCCTAATAT ATTACTCTTTCccttatattactattattctATCGGTGCTTTCGAATGCAGCGCATTTCGCATTTAAACTGAATCAGACGGTAAAATCATTACTGTTAAGTTCCGTTTCGGATATAAAGAATGTGATTGTCATTTTGGGTCACTGGCTGTTACATGGATATGGCGTGATCGCAGTTGCGACTCTTCGTGGAATCAGCATTCATCCCGCGATGTTAATCCTTGTTGTATTACCAGCTTTGTTTTACATCATAACAGCGAGATTCACTGATCCACACAAGCTCCATATCGAATGA
- the LOC105827776 gene encoding maltase 1 isoform X4: MKSGRDSGLNDAAEPAEGMLSPLSPIVATFKSEREDLAQQLHQQEEQEQSNTVIMGKQNGEDLDQDAQERMLKEDSTAKIAIEKDEKDEKTTEVKFISENGDAKIDIEMVKAVLSGMGKEELMKFANDPFWVRLRWALFIFFWLLWLAMLAGAIAIIVMAPKCSAPEPKKIWEESAIVELDAADVFNDDLTALDLTLKDLKDQNIRAISLSSVVNERINEGIIDFKAIKPKLGNISDLENLIKIAKEKDQQIFLELDPNHSSMEHPWFKRSVERQDPFTSYYVWADGIISSDGGRERRSPPNNWLSVYGGSAWEWNEQRGQYYLHQFNKSQPDLNYNNPAVVTEFGDILTHWLKLGISGFRLANTQYLTEDPKLHDESRSILPVDPNNYQSLVHVHTRDRSENAAVLSKWQEIVRNETAGKGLFALQDDIGADILQVYNEKTTIDLPQSSHFLTTANVNLNATDLRKSISQWLSVTPWPAWNINGKQLSLRRRMPKEVADSIVLMTMLLPGTPILQLEDVMSAKDAFATLSCARNTLTFLHGNTTLRVVNGTVFVYTSAFSDTFIA, from the exons ATGAAAAGTGGGAGAGATAGCGGGTTGAACGACGCCGCGGAGCCCGCGGAGGGGATGCTGTCGCCATTGTCGCCAATCGTTGCTACGTTTAAGTCGGAGAGGGAAGATTTGGCCCAGCAGCTGCATCAGCAGGAAGAACAGGAGCAGAGCAACACCGTCATCATGGGCAAGCAGAATGGCGAGGATTTGGATCAGGATGCGCAAGAGCGGATGCTCAAGGAAGACAGCACCGCGAAGATCGCGATCGAGAAGGACGAGAAAGATGAGAAGACCACAGAG GTAAAATTTATCTCGGAGAATGGCGACGCCAAAATTGATATCGAGATGGTAAAGGCGGTGCTCTCTGGAATGGGAAAGGAAGAATTGATGAAATTTGCAAACGACCCATTCTGGGTAAGATTGCGATGGGctttgtttatctttttttggCTATTATGGCTTGCCATGTTGGCTGGTGCTATAGCTATCATTGTGATGGCACCAAAATGTTCCGCTCCCGAACCGAAGAAAATATGGGAGGAAAGTGCCATTGTTGAGTTAGATGCTGCAGATGTTTTTAATGATGACTTGACAGCATTGGACCTTACACTGAAAGATTTGAAAGATCAAAATATCAGGGCTATATCTCTCTCATCTGTGGTGAACGAAAGAATAAATG AAGGAATCATAGATTTTAAAGCCATTAAACCAAAATTAGGAAACATTAGTGATTTGGAAAATCTCATCAAAATAGCAAAGGAGAAGGATCAACAGATCTTTTTGGAATTGGATCCCAATCATTCCTCCATGGAACATCCATGGTTTAAACGATCTGTAGAAAGGCAGGATCCATTCACGTCTTATTATGTCTGGGCTGATGGAATAATCAGCTCCGATGGTGGAAGAGAAAGACGAAGTCCTCCGAATAATTGG TTGAGTGTATATGGTGGATCCGCGTGGGAATGGAACGAACAAAGAGGCCAATATTATCttcatcaatttaataaatcgcaACCTGATTTGAACTACAACAACCCAGCAGTGGTGACTGAGTTTGGA GATATCTTGACTCATTGGTTGAAATTGGGCATTAGCGGTTTTCGTTTAGCCAATACTCAATATCTAACGGAAGATCCGAAACTGCACGACGAGTCTAGAAGCATTCTTCCTGTAGATCCAAACAATTATCAGTCGTTGGTACATGTTCATACGCGCGATCGTTCAGAAAACGCTGCAGTTTTATCGAAATGGCAAGAAATAGTTCGCAACGAAACTGCTGGCAAAGG attattTGCGTTGCAAGATGACATTGGTGCAGATATTTTGCAAGTTTATAATGAAAAGACAACGATTGATCTACCGCAGAGTTCGCATTTCCTCACCACTGCCAATGTGAACTTAAACGCAACGGACTTGCGTAAAAGTATATCACAATGGCTTTCAGTTACGCCGTGGCCTGCATGGAAT ATAAATGGCAAACAGCTTTCCTTGAGGCGACGCATGCCTAAAGAAGTCGCTGATAGTATCGTGTTAATGACTATGCTACTACCAGGTACGCCAATTCTTCAACTAGAAGACGTTATGTCCGCGAAAGATGCGTTTGCAACCTTGTCATGTGCTCGAAACACGTTAACGTTTCTTCACGGAAATACGACGCTTAGAGTAGTAAATGGGACTGTTTTCGTATACACGAG CGCTTTTAGCGATACATTTATCGCTTAA
- the LOC105827776 gene encoding maltase 1 isoform X3 produces the protein MKSGRDSGLNDAAEPAEGMLSPLSPIVATFKSEREDLAQQLHQQEEQEQSNTVIMGKQNGEDLDQDAQERMLKEDSTAKIAIEKDEKDEKTTEVKFISENGDAKIDIEMVKAVLSGMGKEELMKFANDPFWVRLRWALFIFFWLLWLAMLAGAIAIIVMAPKCSAPEPKKIWEESAIVELDAADVFNDDLTALDLTLKDLKDQNIRAISLSSVVNERINEGIIDFKAIKPKLGNISDLENLIKIAKEKDQQIFLELDPNHSSMEHPWFKRSVERQDPFTSYYVWADGIISSDGGRERRSPPNNWLSVYGGSAWEWNEQRGQYYLHQFNKSQPDLNYNNPAVVTEFGDILTHWLKLGISGFRLANTQYLTEDPKLHDESRSILPVDPNNYQSLVHVHTRDRSENAAVLSKWQEIVRNETAGKGLFALQDDIGADILQVYNEKTTIDLPQSSHFLTTANVNLNATDLRKSISQWLSVTPWPAWNINGKQLSLRRRMPKEVADSIVLMTMLLPGTPILQLEDVMSAKDAFATLSCARNTLTFLHGNTTLRVVNGTVFVYTRLKSGNPGYLVAYQTGEESATINLSTIPRISEELNIVAHSPNYAQNMEVMKTKLPANAVPISSKSTLVLTFVPKEES, from the exons ATGAAAAGTGGGAGAGATAGCGGGTTGAACGACGCCGCGGAGCCCGCGGAGGGGATGCTGTCGCCATTGTCGCCAATCGTTGCTACGTTTAAGTCGGAGAGGGAAGATTTGGCCCAGCAGCTGCATCAGCAGGAAGAACAGGAGCAGAGCAACACCGTCATCATGGGCAAGCAGAATGGCGAGGATTTGGATCAGGATGCGCAAGAGCGGATGCTCAAGGAAGACAGCACCGCGAAGATCGCGATCGAGAAGGACGAGAAAGATGAGAAGACCACAGAG GTAAAATTTATCTCGGAGAATGGCGACGCCAAAATTGATATCGAGATGGTAAAGGCGGTGCTCTCTGGAATGGGAAAGGAAGAATTGATGAAATTTGCAAACGACCCATTCTGGGTAAGATTGCGATGGGctttgtttatctttttttggCTATTATGGCTTGCCATGTTGGCTGGTGCTATAGCTATCATTGTGATGGCACCAAAATGTTCCGCTCCCGAACCGAAGAAAATATGGGAGGAAAGTGCCATTGTTGAGTTAGATGCTGCAGATGTTTTTAATGATGACTTGACAGCATTGGACCTTACACTGAAAGATTTGAAAGATCAAAATATCAGGGCTATATCTCTCTCATCTGTGGTGAACGAAAGAATAAATG AAGGAATCATAGATTTTAAAGCCATTAAACCAAAATTAGGAAACATTAGTGATTTGGAAAATCTCATCAAAATAGCAAAGGAGAAGGATCAACAGATCTTTTTGGAATTGGATCCCAATCATTCCTCCATGGAACATCCATGGTTTAAACGATCTGTAGAAAGGCAGGATCCATTCACGTCTTATTATGTCTGGGCTGATGGAATAATCAGCTCCGATGGTGGAAGAGAAAGACGAAGTCCTCCGAATAATTGG TTGAGTGTATATGGTGGATCCGCGTGGGAATGGAACGAACAAAGAGGCCAATATTATCttcatcaatttaataaatcgcaACCTGATTTGAACTACAACAACCCAGCAGTGGTGACTGAGTTTGGA GATATCTTGACTCATTGGTTGAAATTGGGCATTAGCGGTTTTCGTTTAGCCAATACTCAATATCTAACGGAAGATCCGAAACTGCACGACGAGTCTAGAAGCATTCTTCCTGTAGATCCAAACAATTATCAGTCGTTGGTACATGTTCATACGCGCGATCGTTCAGAAAACGCTGCAGTTTTATCGAAATGGCAAGAAATAGTTCGCAACGAAACTGCTGGCAAAGG attattTGCGTTGCAAGATGACATTGGTGCAGATATTTTGCAAGTTTATAATGAAAAGACAACGATTGATCTACCGCAGAGTTCGCATTTCCTCACCACTGCCAATGTGAACTTAAACGCAACGGACTTGCGTAAAAGTATATCACAATGGCTTTCAGTTACGCCGTGGCCTGCATGGAAT ATAAATGGCAAACAGCTTTCCTTGAGGCGACGCATGCCTAAAGAAGTCGCTGATAGTATCGTGTTAATGACTATGCTACTACCAGGTACGCCAATTCTTCAACTAGAAGACGTTATGTCCGCGAAAGATGCGTTTGCAACCTTGTCATGTGCTCGAAACACGTTAACGTTTCTTCACGGAAATACGACGCTTAGAGTAGTAAATGGGACTGTTTTCGTATACACGAG gcTAAAAAGCGGCAATCCTGGATATCTCGTAGCGTATCAGACAGGAGAAGAATCAGCCACTATAAATCTATCTACAATACCGCGAATATCGGAAGAACTCAATATAGTTGCGCATAGTCCTAATTATGCTCAAAATATGGAAGTTATGAA AACAAAATTGCCGGCGAATGCTGTGCCGATATCATCGAAAAGCACACTGGTTTTAACATTTGTACCAAAGGAGGAATCATAA
- the LOC105827781 gene encoding osteoclast-stimulating factor 1 yields the protein MSVLVKTPPKTTWKPGKVKVVRTLCKYIAQRADELSFDEGDLLYVYDRDTDPNWWRAKCGDQKGLIPAAYVEEQTQEIELPLHDAARRGNVSFLREYLKQGISGTGLDAAGNTPLYWAARTGHLECARELLNLPNPIVNAQNKMGDTPLHVAASHGHLEMVNLLLEHDANATLKNNDGVTAEELASDVSIKNAIQLHQCKYNSTYGYGDEDYDDDSD from the exons ATGAGTGTACTTGTAAAAACACCTCCTAAAACCACTTGGAAACCtg gTAAGGTGAAAGTGGTCAGAACATTATGCAAGTATATTGCACAACGT gCAGATGAGTTATCGTTCGACGAAGGTGATTTACTTTACGTTTATGACAGAGATACTGATCCAAATTGGTGGAGAGCTAAGTGCGGAGATCAAAAAGGACTTATACCTGCTGCTTATG TCGAAGAACAAACACAAGAAATTGAGTTGCCACTTCATGATGCTGCAAGACGTGGCAATGTTTCCTTCCTGAGAGAATATTTGAAGCAGGGCATATCGGGAACAGGTTTGGACGCTGCTGGAAACACGCCGTTGTACTGGGCAGCGCGTACTGGTCATTTGGAATGTGCGAGAGAGCTTTTGAATTTGCCAAATCCAATAGTAAATGCTCAA AATAAAATGGGTGACACACCACTGCATGTAGCCGCGAGTCATGGACATTTGGAGATGGTAAATTTATTGTTGGAACATGATGCCAATGCAACATTGAAGAATAATGACGGTGTCACTGCGGAAGAATTAGCTTCCGATGTGTCTATCAAGAATGCGATACAATTGCAtcaatgcaaatataatagtaCATATGGATATGGTGATGAAGACTATGATGACGATagcgattaa
- the LOC105827776 gene encoding maltase 1 isoform X2 translates to MKSGRDSGLNDAAEPAEGMLSPLSPIVATFKSEREDLAQQLHQQEEQEQSNTVIMGKQNGEDLDQDAQERMLKEDSTAKIAIEKDEKDEKTTEVKFISENGDAKIDIEMVKAVLSGMGKEELMKFANDPFWVRLRWALFIFFWLLWLAMLAGAIAIIVMAPKCSAPEPKKIWEESAIVELDAADVFNDDLTALDLTLKDLKDQNIRAISLSSVVNERINGIIDFKAIKPKLGNISDLENLIKIAKEKDQQIFLELDPNHSSMEHPWFKRSVERQDPFTSYYVWADGIISSDGGRERRSPPNNWLSVYGGSAWEWNEQRGQYYLHQFNKSQPDLNYNNPAVVTEFGDILTHWLKLGISGFRLANTQYLTEDPKLHDESRSILPVDPNNYQSLVHVHTRDRSENAAVLSKWQEIVRNETAGKGLFALQDDIGADILQVYNEKTTIDLPQSSHFLTTANVNLNATDLRKSISQWLSVTPWPAWNINGKQLSLRRRMPKEVADSIVLMTMLLPGTPILQLEDVMSAKDAFATLSCARNTLTFLHGNTTLRVVNGTVFVYTRSWLKSGNPGYLVAYQTGEESATINLSTIPRISEELNIVAHSPNYAQNMEVMKTKLPANAVPISSKSTLVLTFVPKEES, encoded by the exons ATGAAAAGTGGGAGAGATAGCGGGTTGAACGACGCCGCGGAGCCCGCGGAGGGGATGCTGTCGCCATTGTCGCCAATCGTTGCTACGTTTAAGTCGGAGAGGGAAGATTTGGCCCAGCAGCTGCATCAGCAGGAAGAACAGGAGCAGAGCAACACCGTCATCATGGGCAAGCAGAATGGCGAGGATTTGGATCAGGATGCGCAAGAGCGGATGCTCAAGGAAGACAGCACCGCGAAGATCGCGATCGAGAAGGACGAGAAAGATGAGAAGACCACAGAG GTAAAATTTATCTCGGAGAATGGCGACGCCAAAATTGATATCGAGATGGTAAAGGCGGTGCTCTCTGGAATGGGAAAGGAAGAATTGATGAAATTTGCAAACGACCCATTCTGGGTAAGATTGCGATGGGctttgtttatctttttttggCTATTATGGCTTGCCATGTTGGCTGGTGCTATAGCTATCATTGTGATGGCACCAAAATGTTCCGCTCCCGAACCGAAGAAAATATGGGAGGAAAGTGCCATTGTTGAGTTAGATGCTGCAGATGTTTTTAATGATGACTTGACAGCATTGGACCTTACACTGAAAGATTTGAAAGATCAAAATATCAGGGCTATATCTCTCTCATCTGTGGTGAACGAAAGAATAAATG GAATCATAGATTTTAAAGCCATTAAACCAAAATTAGGAAACATTAGTGATTTGGAAAATCTCATCAAAATAGCAAAGGAGAAGGATCAACAGATCTTTTTGGAATTGGATCCCAATCATTCCTCCATGGAACATCCATGGTTTAAACGATCTGTAGAAAGGCAGGATCCATTCACGTCTTATTATGTCTGGGCTGATGGAATAATCAGCTCCGATGGTGGAAGAGAAAGACGAAGTCCTCCGAATAATTGG TTGAGTGTATATGGTGGATCCGCGTGGGAATGGAACGAACAAAGAGGCCAATATTATCttcatcaatttaataaatcgcaACCTGATTTGAACTACAACAACCCAGCAGTGGTGACTGAGTTTGGA GATATCTTGACTCATTGGTTGAAATTGGGCATTAGCGGTTTTCGTTTAGCCAATACTCAATATCTAACGGAAGATCCGAAACTGCACGACGAGTCTAGAAGCATTCTTCCTGTAGATCCAAACAATTATCAGTCGTTGGTACATGTTCATACGCGCGATCGTTCAGAAAACGCTGCAGTTTTATCGAAATGGCAAGAAATAGTTCGCAACGAAACTGCTGGCAAAGG attattTGCGTTGCAAGATGACATTGGTGCAGATATTTTGCAAGTTTATAATGAAAAGACAACGATTGATCTACCGCAGAGTTCGCATTTCCTCACCACTGCCAATGTGAACTTAAACGCAACGGACTTGCGTAAAAGTATATCACAATGGCTTTCAGTTACGCCGTGGCCTGCATGGAAT ATAAATGGCAAACAGCTTTCCTTGAGGCGACGCATGCCTAAAGAAGTCGCTGATAGTATCGTGTTAATGACTATGCTACTACCAGGTACGCCAATTCTTCAACTAGAAGACGTTATGTCCGCGAAAGATGCGTTTGCAACCTTGTCATGTGCTCGAAACACGTTAACGTTTCTTCACGGAAATACGACGCTTAGAGTAGTAAATGGGACTGTTTTCGTATACACGAG GAGTTG gcTAAAAAGCGGCAATCCTGGATATCTCGTAGCGTATCAGACAGGAGAAGAATCAGCCACTATAAATCTATCTACAATACCGCGAATATCGGAAGAACTCAATATAGTTGCGCATAGTCCTAATTATGCTCAAAATATGGAAGTTATGAA AACAAAATTGCCGGCGAATGCTGTGCCGATATCATCGAAAAGCACACTGGTTTTAACATTTGTACCAAAGGAGGAATCATAA